In the Gorilla gorilla gorilla isolate KB3781 chromosome 10, NHGRI_mGorGor1-v2.1_pri, whole genome shotgun sequence genome, one interval contains:
- the LOC101145881 gene encoding olfactory receptor 9K2-like yields the protein MGDKGTGNHSDVTDFVLEGFRVRPEFYILLFFLFLLVYSMILLGNISVMTIIVTDSQLHTPMYFFLGNLSFIDVSYSTVIAPKAMANFVSEKKTVSFAGCVAQLFLFALFIVTEGFVLAAMAYDRFSAICNPLLYSVHMSRRLCTQLVAGSYFCGWVSSILQVSVTFSVSCASRVIDHFYCDSYQNEKISCSNLFVNKMVSLSLSVIIILPTIVVIIVSYLYIVSSVL from the coding sequence ATGGGTGACAAGGGAACAGGCAACCATTCAGATGTAACTGATTTCGTTCTTGAAGGCTTCAGGGTCCGCCCAGAGTTCTacattctcctcttcttcctgttcCTGCTGGTCTATAGCATGATTCTTTTGGGGAACATTAGTGTGATGACAATCATTGTAACTGACTCCCAGCTGCACACaccaatgtatttttttctaggcaACCTCTCCTTCATTGACGTCTCCTACTCCACTGTTATTGCTCCTAAAGCCATGGCCAACTTCGTATCTgaaaaaaagacagtctcttttGCAGGTTGTGTTGCCCAATTATTCCTTTTTGCCCTGTTCATTGTAACAGAGGGGTTTGTCCTGGCAGCCATGGCCTATGACCGCTTCAGTGCCATCTGCAATCCTCTTCTTTATAGTGTTCACATGTCAAGACGCCTCTGCACTCAATTGGTTGCTGGTTCTTATTTCTGTGGCTGGGTCAGTTCCATCCTCCAAGTCAGTGTAACATTCTCAGTGTCCTGTGCTTCCAGAGTCATTGATCACTTCTACTGTGATTCTTACCAAAATGAAAAGATTTCCTGTTCTAATCTCTTTGTCAATAAGATGGTATCTCTGAGTTTGAGTGTCATCATTATTTTGCCTACAATTGTTGTTATTATAGTATCTTACCTGTATATTGTATCCTCAGTCTTGTAG
- the OR9K2 gene encoding olfactory receptor 9K2, whose product MGDRGTSNHSEMTDFILAGFRVRPELHILLFLLFLFVYAVILLGNVGMMTIIMTDPRLNTPMYFFLGNLSFIDLFYSSVIAPKAMINFWSENKSISFAGCVAQLFLFALFIVTEGFLLAAMAYDRFIAICNPLLYSVQMSTRLCTQLVAGSYFCGCISSVIQTSMTFTLSFCASRAVDHFYCDSRPLQRLSCSDLFIHRMISFSLSCIIILPTIIVIIVSYMYIVSTVLKIHSTEGRKKAFSTCSSHLGVVSVLYGAVFFMYLTPDRFPELSKVASLCYSLVTPMLNPLIYSLRNKDVQEALKKFLEKKNIIV is encoded by the coding sequence ATGGGTGACAGGGGAACAAGCAATCACTCAGAAATGACTGACTTCATTCTTGCAGGCTTCAGGGTACGCCCAGAGCTCCACATTCTCCTCTTcctgctatttttgtttgtttatgccgTGATCCTTCTAGGGAATGTTGGGATGATGACCATTATTATGACTGATCCTCGGCTGAACACACCAATGTATTTTTTCCTAGGCAATCTCTCcttcattgatcttttctattCATCTGTTATTGCACCCAAGGCTATGATCAACTTCTGGTCTGAAAACAAGTCTATCTCCTTTGCAGGCTGTGTGGCCCAGCTCTTTCTCTTTGCCCTCTTCATTGTGACTGAGGGATTTCTCCTGGCGGCCATGGCTTATGACCGCTTTATTGCCATCTGCAACCCTCTGCTCTACTCTGTTCAAATGTCCACACGTCTGTGTACTCAGTTGGTGGCTGGTTCCTATTTTTGTGGCTGCATTAGCTCAGTTATTCAGACTAGCATGACATTTACTTTATCTTTTTGCGCTTCTCGGGCTGTTGACCACTTTTACTGTGATTCTCGCCCACTTCAGAGACTGTCTTGTTCTGATCTCTTTATCCATAGAATGATATCTTTTTCCTTATCATGTATTATTATCTTGCCTACTATCATAGTCATTATAGTATCTTACATGTATATTGTGTCCACAGTTCTAAAGATACACTCTACTGAGGGACGTAAGAAGGCCTTCTCCACCTGCAGCTCTCACCTGGGAGTTGTGAGTGTGCTGTATGGTGCTGTCTTTTTTATGTATCTCACTCCTGACAGATTTCCTGAGCTGAGTAAAGTGGCATCCTTATGTTACTCCCTAGTCACTCCCATGTTGAATCCTTTGATTTACTCTCTGAGGAACAAAGATGTCCAAGAGGCTCTAAAAAAATttctagagaagaaaaatattattgtttga